The nucleotide sequence CCGACTTGAACGCACGCAGCGTTGATCATGCCGCACGGATGATCGAAGGCACCGCCCGCAGCATGGGCATCGAAGTCGAAGGCTGATGATCGGCCGGGGCGTCCAAGCGGCCCCGTGCTGATGGCTTCGCGCTGATGATGCACACCGGTTGCGTCACGTTCCGCACGGACAACACCACGTGTTGACGGGGCGAGCCCGTTGAATCTGGTGGCATTGAAACCAGGATCATTGAAACCAGGGACATCGATCAACGTTTGCCTGCAAAGCAAACCAACATAGGCCCGCGTGATGACCGGTCGCGCGGGCGTTTTGCTGCGCCACACCCGCGGAATTCTGTCGATGCCCGGCCGTCAATCAAACAGACGGCTGAAATTTTCCGGGCGAACGACGCCTTGGTCTCGAAGGTGCTTGACCAGTGCCGTGCCCTTTTGGTTGTGGTGGCAGAAGCGGATCCAGTCCTCGGCCACCAAGCGATAGGGCAGCAGGTTCAATTGATCCGCATGGTCGGCCGCAGTCGACAGGATATCGATCGCATTGGGTTGTTGGCTGCACGCGGCAAGTTTGCCGCGGAACAGATCCGACACCATGCCGGCGTAGCCCGACGGCTGGCGGCCCATCTTTGCCAAGCGGCGTGACAGTTTTCGTTCGACCAACTTGGTTTGGCCGGCGGATGGGCCGTCGTCATCCCTCCGATCCTTCCAGGATTCGAACAGGCCTCGCAGGACAAATTCATCCTGCAGGACCGACAGCAATTCAAAGCGTTTGGCCAGACGCCGGATCCAGCGATTTTGGGGTCCGGAATCACACTGGGCGACACGATCCCACAATCCTAGATAGCTGTCGCGTGCTATCGCGCTGATCCTATCGAACGCGTCGATCCACTGTGGACCCAGTTCATGAATGGATCGACGGGTCAGTTTTTGGATTTCCGAAACGCCGTTCATGTCGTCGTCGGCCAGCCAAGCCGCCAGTGAAAGCCCACCGGTGGACACCAGCCATCCGAACCGGTCATTTCGACGGTTGGCGTCGTCACGCATCTGATAGGCCAGCGCCCGCATGGCTTCCACATCGCCGGTCTTCAACAGCGACCAGATGATGCCCCACTTGGTATGAAATAGTTCGAATCCACACCGCTGTCCCGATCGTTCGTAGTGGATCGCGGATTGCTGCATCGGGCCGATTGCGGACGCCCAGTCACACTGCAGCAAATGGTGATATCCCCAGGCGCTATGGAAGTCGCCCCACAATTTTTCGTCGTGACAGGCTTCGAAACGCGGGCGGATTTCTTCCAGCAGTTGACGGCTGCGGGCTCGCATTCGGCCCGGCTGATAGGAACCAAAAACGGCGGATCCCACGGCCATGTGCAACCGCTGGGCTTCGCTGCCCGATCGGTACGCCACCTCGGTCGCCGCCAGGCCCAGTTCCGTCGCCAAGCCGTTGTCCAGCATGGAAAGCGGGCGGGTGAGTTCGACGGAACAACGTAAGCGTAGGTCTTCGGTGTCCGGCTTGTTCCCCGTGGCATCCTGTGGCCGTTGATCCGGTGACCTTTCATCGGGGCCATCGGTGGACGGGGCCGCAGCGTCCTGGGGCGGCAGGTCACCGAATTGAAAACCGCTCAGGCTAAGGCGAGCGGCTCGGTACAAGGCCGCCAGCTTGGATTTCCAGGGCGACTTGGGGGCGGGCAATCCGGTGCAACGGCTCAGGTCGGCCAATCGTTGTCGAAATCGTCCCAGCTGACCGCTGCGGACGAACTGGACCAGCGCGATCATTTCCAGGTCGGTCTTTTCCGGCGAATCGTCCTCCAGATCGGCCAACTGTTGGAAATAGCGTCCCGAATCGGCGGGGCGATCGGCGGCGTCGAAGCAGCGTGCGACTTCGCGAAGTTGTTGCTGAAGTTCTGGCCCGCTCAGCTCGGGTAAGACCCTTTCCCGCCACCGCGCCGCTTCGGTCATCGCCACACGACGCTCGGCATCTTCGGCCGCCTTCAACGCATACGGGACCGCTTCGCCGGGTAATTCCGCGTCCAGCAGGTGACCGGCGATGCGTCCGGCCAGCGAATCGGCGTCACGGCGGGCGATCAGCAGTTCTGCCCACTGGCGATGCACCGCCAACTTTCGTTTGCCGGACATCGTGGCCATGACGCCTTCGGCCACGCTGCAGTGGATCGCGCGGACAGAACCGCCGCCGGACCCTTGTTCATCGTCATCGTCGCTGCCGGCCGTCGGTTGCGTGTCATCCAAGACCAACCGCTGGTGCGACAATTCCGAAATCACCACGTCGACCGCTTCGCCCAGCCCGCTCAGTTGGCCCAGTTCGCGATAGGTGACGCCCTGGCCTGCGACACAGATCCATTCCAAGACCTGCTGGGCCTCGGTCGATAATTGATCGATGCGGCGTCGCCACAATCGCATGCGTCCGATGCCCAAGTCGCTCGACAGGTTGCCGGGTGGGGACAGCACGCCGCCGGGTTTCAATTCATCGGCGACCATTTGAAGGTCCAGCGGGCAGCCGCCGCACACCGACACCCAGTGTCGAATGACGTCGTCCGGCAGCCCCAACGCCCAGCGATCATTGACTTCGCATAGCCATTGATGGGCGGTCCGATCGTTCAGTGGTTCCAGCTGGATCGTGGCATCGGCGGCACGGTGCTGCAGTCGATCCGGCGTCCGCGAAACCGTGATGATTCCGAACGAATCCAAACCCGACGCCTGCAGATCGTCCAGTAAATTCAGACTGTCACGATCGGCACGATGGACGTCGTCAATGATCAGGATCAAAGGGCCTAGGGAAGATAGTTCTCGTGTCAGTCGAACGCCGGCCTGAATTGCGTTCAGACGCTGGGAATCGTGCGGCGGGGGCGCAAGCGTATCGTCCGGCTTGATCATGCTGGCCAGCACCGGAAACGCTTCGTGCAGCACCGACGTACTGGCCAAGTCCATCCGAATCGGCTCGCGATCGGATTTCATGAAACGGCCCACGATCTCATCGACGATCGTGTCGAACGCTTGCAGCGGTTGGCCTTCGCGCGGCAAACACTTGGCCCGAAAAATTTGGATCCAGCCATACTTTGGGAAGGCTTCCAAGACGCGATCGAGCAGCGCGGACTTACCCATGCCGCTATCGCCACAAATATGCAATCGCCCGGACCCGCCGCTAGCGATGCAGCGAATCCAAGCGCGAATCTGGTCGCATTCCAGCGGTCGGCTCGAAAATTCCTCGTGTCCCAACGCCAACAAGTTGACTTTGGGAGGCTGGCCCAGCCGTGAAATCATCAACGCGCTGGGTCGTTCGGCCGGATCCAATTCCAGCATTTCGGCACAAGCGTTACGCAACAACTGGGGAATGGAGGTCCCCATGCTTTGAATCGCGCCCCGGATCAATTGGCCGTCCTGGTCCCGCGAACTGTCGCTGCGGGGCAAGTCGTTTTCGTCGTCTCGTCCCGCCGATTCGATACTGCGTGCCACCTGGACGATCGACAGGCCCAAACTGAAAACATCACCGGCCGGCATGTAGTAGCGATCCCAGCAGGTTTCCGGTGCCATGTAGTTCGGGCTGCCGACGTAGTAATGCCGGAATCCGTTGGGGTCTTCTTGTGGGTCGAATGTACCGACCAAGCCGTAGTCAACGATGCGGCCGCGTCCCTGGTTGTCGACCATCAGGTTTCGCGGCTTGATGTCCCGATGGACCAGTCCCACATGGTGCATCGCCGCGAGTGCGGATGCGTAATCGCGGGTCAGTTCCAGCAGCCGCTGCCAACGCTGTTCGACCGGCAAATTCAACAGTTCGTCGACGTAGTGGTACAACGTCACACCATCGACTTCCTGCATCGACAAACCGATGAAGTCGTCCAGGCGGTGCATGCGATGGACCCGCACCAGCCCCGGGTGCTGGATGTTCTGCATCCGCCGGAACCCGCACTTGTTACGGACCAGGTCTTCGGGGCTGCCGGGCAACAACAGTTTCAGGGCCAACGTCCGTTCGCCACCGCCGATTTCCGAAACCCGATAAACGCAACCGCTGCTGCCGCGTCCCAAGCATTCACGCAGAATGAAACTGCCAAGCCGGTCGCCTTCCTTCCACGGCGGCGGTTGATGACGGTCCAATGGCGATGAACGACGAGTGTCCTTGCGCAATTGGCCCCGGGTCACCGTTTCGGATGACTGTGGCGGCAAAAAGTCGGACTGGCTCGGTCCCGCCATGGGGGCACATTCCAGTGGGCGATCGTGACGAAACGGTTCGGGCTGTTGCGCTGCGGTCCCCCATGCCCGAGGAGAGCCACCACGATTCTAGGATGGTCACCGGGCGTCGGCGGACCATCCGATGTCGCCGACGTGGGGGGGGTGGGAACAGTCTAAAACCGTCCAGAGCCTTAGGAAACGGCCAAAATGGCGATTTCAAGAACTCTCGATGCACACAACCGCACCCTGTTCCGCCGCACTTCGCCGACAGGCATCCAGGACTCGTTGCGTCTTTAAACTGATCTCAGGCCAGTGTGATTCTAGTTGACCTGACAGGGCGATATCGCCCAGATGTCGAACCATCCGAACTTCTTGTGCGTCCGGTTCGCCGCCGGCGAACTCGTCAACACGTCGTCCGTCGCTGACGCGACGGAAATTCCAACGGCAATTGTCCACCTGCAGGTCGTGCCGGTTTTCGGTCCAATGCAGCGAGCCGTCGTAAAAGGGCAACACAAAATCGTCCACCGCCACATAGCCGCGATCGCCGCTGACCAGGGCCGTTTGTTGGTTCGCCGTCAAGAATGAACAGTAAAACGCGGCGCTGGTTTGATCGTCGAAACGCATCTCGGCGGAAAATTCGCCCGGTACCTTGGCGTTGCCCTGGCCGATCGGCGTCAACGTACGGGCCGAAACCGATTCGGGCATCCGGCCACCGGTGACGAACAGCGTGAACCGGATGCAGTACCAGCCCAGATCACCCAAGCAGCCGTGCGGTTCCAGTTCGGCGTCGGCGCGAATGTTGGCGCCCACAAAATCGTCACCGCCGTTGAAGGAAAAATGGGTTTGAATACGGCGCACGTTGCCGACCGGGCCACCGGGGCGCAGTGAATCTTCAATCCCGGCCAACCGCGTGCTGTGATCAAACATCACGCCGTCCATGAATTGCACGCCCGCGTCTTGGCAAGCTTGGATCATTTCGGCGACGTCATCGCCATGGACCGCGACCGGTTTTTCGCACAAGACGTGCTTGCCCGCCGCGGCGGCTTTCAAGACCCACGGCTTGCGGATACCGGTGGGCAGCGGGACATAGACCGCGTCAATGTCGTCGCGTTGCAGCAGCGCGTCGTAACCTTCGACCGCTTCGGCCGTGACACTTTGCGGCACTTCGGCTTCGCACTGGGCAATGAAATCGGCCGCCCTTTGGACGCTCCGGCTGGCAACCGCAGTGATGACGCCGTTGCCGCTAAGTCGGATGGCTTTCCAGTTCTTTCTTGCGATGGCGGCGGCGCCCAGAAAACCCCAGCGACACGGTTGGGAACTCATGGATGACAATTTCACGAATTGGAAGGAAACAGGTTCGGTGGTGAAAGATCATCGCGTGCCCTCCGGGAAGAAGGCACGCGAACGGCGAGGTCATGCGGCGTTGGATTTTTTAGAACCGAAACCCTGATTCGATCTGGGCATCTTTGATGACGATGGAGATGCCGTCACGGACTTGGAAGGCGTCATCCTCGCCGTGATAGTCGACCTTGCTGGCGTTTTCGATCACGACGTTTTCCCCGATCCGACAGTTCTTGTCCAAGATCGCGCCACTGATTTGACTGTTGGCGCCGATACCGACGGGCAGTTTGCCGTCGCGCGGCCCCTGTCGGCGTTCGATGAAATCCGCCCCCATCACCACGCTGTCGCGGATGGTCACGTTATCGCCGACGACGGTCCGCAAGCCGATCACGCTGTTTTCGATCGTCACGTTGTCGCCGATGTGGCATCCGTCGGCGATCAAGCTGTTGTTGATTTTTGCATCGCCCATGATCGTCGGCGGCAAGAATCGTGGCCGACTGTAGATCGGTGCGTTTCGGTCCCGCAAGTCGAAGGGCGGGTTCTTTCCGGCCAGGCTCAGGTTAGCTTCGTAAAACGCGCGGATCGTTCCGATGTCTTCCCAGTATCCATCGAACAGGTGCACGTTAACTTTGTGCGAATCCAATGCGGCGGGGAAAACTTCTTTACCGAAATCCTCGTGGGTGCTGCTTTCCAGCAGGTCGACCATCACCGATTTGTTGAAGATGTACAGGCCCATGCTGGCCAGACATTCGCGACCTTGGGCGGGGATCCCGCGTGCTTCGATCCAAGCCGGATCCATTTTGACTTTGGCCAGTTCTTCGTCGGTTTGGGGTTTTTCGACAAAGCCACGGACTCGTCCGCTGTCATCAACCTGCATGATGCCCAGGGCCGACGCATCCTTGCGGTCCACCGGAATGGCGGCGATCGTCGCATCGGCGCCGCTGTCGATGTGCGTCTTCATCATGTCGCGAAAGTCCATGCGATACAGTTGGTCGCCGGACAGAATCAAAATGTGTTCGATCCAGCTTTCTCGCAGGTGCACCAAGTTCTTGCGCACCGCATCGGCGGTGCCCTGGTACCAATCGGTGCCTTCGCTGACGGTTTGTTGAGCGGCCAAGAGTTCGACAAAACCACCGCTGAAAATGTCGAACGTGTAGGTTTGCCGCAGGTGCCGGTGCAAACTTTCCGACAAGAACTGGGTCAACACATAGGCGCGATTCAGACCGCTGTTGATACAGTTGCTGATTGGGATATCGATCAGGCGATACTTTGCGGCCAACGGCACGGCCGGTTTGGCACGAATTTTGGTTAGCGGGAACAAACGCGTCCCACGGCCTCCACCCAAAATCAATGCGATCGTATTGCTCAGGTCGATATGTTCGCTGGACATGCTGTTCTCGTGGTTCTAACGCTGGATGGATGCCGGCCCCGACGTCGGGACTCGCGGGCGTTTGGCGATCGATATGGGATGCGACCGTTTTAACATCGGCGGCTGGGGCGGTGGGATTTGCTGACACGTTTGTCGTGTCAGTTTGACCACGAACGTCGGGCAGCCGGCGAAGGGGCGCGAAAGATTGGTTTGTACTGCATCGGCCCGTGACCAGAAAGGTTTGCGACAACGCGTCATCGCGCCGCCGCGTCGATCCGCCCGGTAAGGGATCGTCTATCTGGAATTTTCGTCAATCTTCCCCGTCTGTTTTGCCGTGATTCGATGTCCCGGGCGACCCTCCGAGGTGATTCCCCGTCCGATAGGTTCGGGTAACACGATCGTCAAAGAAGTCCCGACAATCCCTGACAAGCGATCACGTCGCGACTTAAACTGGGGGCGACGCCGCGATCCCCATCGCCGACGTTTTTGTTCGCCAGTTTGCCCCGCATCACTTTTCTGATGGTCCGGACATGAAGACCACAAAAATCGGCTTCCGCGCCGTTTGCAAAACCCGCCAACCGATCGGTCACTTGGCCCGTCGATCCTTGATGTCGGTCACTTTGGCCGTCGTGATGGCCAGCCCATTGTCGGCGGAAACCTGGACCAATCTGGAAGGCACCAGTTCCATCGAAGCCCGGATGATCGGACGTTGGGGCGACAACGTGGTGCTGGAAACCAGTGGCGGTCGACGCGTCACCGTCAAAATGGAAGACCTGCGGTCGGACAGCCGTATCCAAGCGGACGACTTGGCGGCCGAACTGGATCAGAACCGCGATGCTTCGGTCCAGCAGCTGCAACAGCAGGCGGAAATCGCCGCGGCCCCGGCTCCCGACCCGCTGCCCGAGCCCGAACCGGCG is from Crateriforma conspicua and encodes:
- a CDS encoding Gfo/Idh/MocA family protein, with the protein product MSSQPCRWGFLGAAAIARKNWKAIRLSGNGVITAVASRSVQRAADFIAQCEAEVPQSVTAEAVEGYDALLQRDDIDAVYVPLPTGIRKPWVLKAAAAGKHVLCEKPVAVHGDDVAEMIQACQDAGVQFMDGVMFDHSTRLAGIEDSLRPGGPVGNVRRIQTHFSFNGGDDFVGANIRADAELEPHGCLGDLGWYCIRFTLFVTGGRMPESVSARTLTPIGQGNAKVPGEFSAEMRFDDQTSAAFYCSFLTANQQTALVSGDRGYVAVDDFVLPFYDGSLHWTENRHDLQVDNCRWNFRRVSDGRRVDEFAGGEPDAQEVRMVRHLGDIALSGQLESHWPEISLKTQRVLDACRRSAAEQGAVVCIESS
- a CDS encoding serine/threonine-protein kinase; the protein is MAGPSQSDFLPPQSSETVTRGQLRKDTRRSSPLDRHQPPPWKEGDRLGSFILRECLGRGSSGCVYRVSEIGGGERTLALKLLLPGSPEDLVRNKCGFRRMQNIQHPGLVRVHRMHRLDDFIGLSMQEVDGVTLYHYVDELLNLPVEQRWQRLLELTRDYASALAAMHHVGLVHRDIKPRNLMVDNQGRGRIVDYGLVGTFDPQEDPNGFRHYYVGSPNYMAPETCWDRYYMPAGDVFSLGLSIVQVARSIESAGRDDENDLPRSDSSRDQDGQLIRGAIQSMGTSIPQLLRNACAEMLELDPAERPSALMISRLGQPPKVNLLALGHEEFSSRPLECDQIRAWIRCIASGGSGRLHICGDSGMGKSALLDRVLEAFPKYGWIQIFRAKCLPREGQPLQAFDTIVDEIVGRFMKSDREPIRMDLASTSVLHEAFPVLASMIKPDDTLAPPPHDSQRLNAIQAGVRLTRELSSLGPLILIIDDVHRADRDSLNLLDDLQASGLDSFGIITVSRTPDRLQHRAADATIQLEPLNDRTAHQWLCEVNDRWALGLPDDVIRHWVSVCGGCPLDLQMVADELKPGGVLSPPGNLSSDLGIGRMRLWRRRIDQLSTEAQQVLEWICVAGQGVTYRELGQLSGLGEAVDVVISELSHQRLVLDDTQPTAGSDDDDEQGSGGGSVRAIHCSVAEGVMATMSGKRKLAVHRQWAELLIARRDADSLAGRIAGHLLDAELPGEAVPYALKAAEDAERRVAMTEAARWRERVLPELSGPELQQQLREVARCFDAADRPADSGRYFQQLADLEDDSPEKTDLEMIALVQFVRSGQLGRFRQRLADLSRCTGLPAPKSPWKSKLAALYRAARLSLSGFQFGDLPPQDAAAPSTDGPDERSPDQRPQDATGNKPDTEDLRLRCSVELTRPLSMLDNGLATELGLAATEVAYRSGSEAQRLHMAVGSAVFGSYQPGRMRARSRQLLEEIRPRFEACHDEKLWGDFHSAWGYHHLLQCDWASAIGPMQQSAIHYERSGQRCGFELFHTKWGIIWSLLKTGDVEAMRALAYQMRDDANRRNDRFGWLVSTGGLSLAAWLADDDMNGVSEIQKLTRRSIHELGPQWIDAFDRISAIARDSYLGLWDRVAQCDSGPQNRWIRRLAKRFELLSVLQDEFVLRGLFESWKDRRDDDGPSAGQTKLVERKLSRRLAKMGRQPSGYAGMVSDLFRGKLAACSQQPNAIDILSTAADHADQLNLLPYRLVAEDWIRFCHHNQKGTALVKHLRDQGVVRPENFSRLFD
- a CDS encoding glucose-1-phosphate adenylyltransferase, whose product is MSSEHIDLSNTIALILGGGRGTRLFPLTKIRAKPAVPLAAKYRLIDIPISNCINSGLNRAYVLTQFLSESLHRHLRQTYTFDIFSGGFVELLAAQQTVSEGTDWYQGTADAVRKNLVHLRESWIEHILILSGDQLYRMDFRDMMKTHIDSGADATIAAIPVDRKDASALGIMQVDDSGRVRGFVEKPQTDEELAKVKMDPAWIEARGIPAQGRECLASMGLYIFNKSVMVDLLESSTHEDFGKEVFPAALDSHKVNVHLFDGYWEDIGTIRAFYEANLSLAGKNPPFDLRDRNAPIYSRPRFLPPTIMGDAKINNSLIADGCHIGDNVTIENSVIGLRTVVGDNVTIRDSVVMGADFIERRQGPRDGKLPVGIGANSQISGAILDKNCRIGENVVIENASKVDYHGEDDAFQVRDGISIVIKDAQIESGFRF